A region of Granulicella aggregans DNA encodes the following proteins:
- a CDS encoding J domain-containing protein — MAPTQKKDYYGALGVKPTATQDEIRKAFRKMARKYHPDVNPNDKKAEEKFKEISEANDVLSDEKKRKVFDQFGFYSDNIDPAAAEAAARGGYGAGGGFPGAGGGRSHQEVPFDFGGFDFSGFQGGREPRSSDSGGGFGGSFKDIFSGMFSGGQRSSRGPQPGTDLEYQVNVDFWTLIRGGVTKLEITRQETCPTCKGKSTSGGSMECPECEGTGQVTQMGGRMKFNIQCPRCGGSGRVQNACSTCNGAGVITKREPLEFRIKPGTRDGQRIRLAGKGNAGTDGGAAGDLFLIIKGGSNPVFTRQGDDIYVTVPVSVTEAALGAKIEVPTVDSHDGGPKTQLKIPPGTQTGQKLRLREKGVPSATRDGVRGDQIVEVKIVVPKVQDERSKEILRELAALNPEDPRSGIFGQV; from the coding sequence ATGGCTCCAACACAGAAGAAGGACTATTACGGCGCGCTCGGTGTAAAGCCGACCGCGACCCAGGATGAGATTCGCAAGGCGTTCCGCAAGATGGCGCGGAAGTATCACCCGGACGTGAACCCGAACGACAAGAAGGCCGAGGAGAAGTTCAAGGAGATCTCGGAGGCGAACGATGTTCTGAGCGACGAGAAGAAGCGGAAGGTCTTCGACCAGTTCGGTTTCTACTCGGACAACATCGATCCCGCTGCGGCGGAGGCGGCTGCTCGTGGTGGATATGGTGCAGGTGGCGGGTTTCCGGGCGCAGGGGGCGGACGATCTCATCAAGAAGTCCCGTTCGACTTTGGGGGATTTGATTTTTCGGGCTTCCAGGGCGGGCGCGAGCCGCGCAGCTCAGACAGCGGCGGAGGGTTTGGCGGCAGCTTCAAGGACATCTTCAGCGGCATGTTCAGCGGTGGGCAGAGGTCTTCGCGCGGGCCGCAGCCGGGCACGGACCTGGAGTACCAGGTGAATGTGGACTTCTGGACGCTGATTCGCGGCGGGGTGACGAAGCTGGAGATCACACGGCAGGAGACGTGTCCGACGTGCAAGGGCAAGTCGACGTCGGGCGGGAGCATGGAGTGTCCCGAGTGCGAAGGCACGGGTCAGGTCACGCAGATGGGCGGCCGGATGAAGTTCAACATCCAGTGCCCCCGTTGCGGCGGGTCGGGCAGGGTGCAGAATGCGTGCTCGACCTGCAACGGCGCCGGTGTCATCACCAAGCGCGAGCCACTGGAGTTCCGCATCAAGCCTGGAACGAGAGATGGCCAGAGAATTCGGCTGGCAGGCAAGGGAAATGCCGGGACGGACGGCGGCGCTGCGGGAGATTTGTTCCTGATCATCAAGGGCGGTTCGAACCCCGTCTTTACGCGGCAGGGAGACGACATTTACGTGACGGTGCCGGTTTCGGTGACCGAGGCGGCGCTGGGCGCGAAGATTGAGGTGCCAACGGTCGACTCGCATGATGGCGGACCGAAGACGCAGCTAAAGATTCCGCCGGGGACGCAGACCGGGCAGAAGCTGCGGCTGCGGGAGAAGGGCGTTCCCAGCGCGACGCGGGATGGCGTGCGCGGCGACCAGATCGTCGAGGTAAAGATCGTGGTGCCGAAGGTGCAGGATGAGCGGTCGAAGGAGATTCTGCGCGAGTTGGCGGCGCTGAATCCTGAAGATCCCCGGAGCGGAATCTTCGGGCAGGTGTAG
- a CDS encoding Uma2 family endonuclease: MPIDWVPEGMISQEEGPISVFVSEEEYLGTVYRPECDYVDGRLTDRNIGEWNHSRVMTTVMCLLAACENEREWYVLPACRTEVAPGRYRCPDVQVVSRFPKIDRIVRRPPLLVVEVISPHDTWHRLRTVFKDWLAMGVEHVWAFEPAVATAYRVDLNGMWRVREPELSVPGTQFRLVLYEVFATD, translated from the coding sequence ATGCCGATCGATTGGGTTCCGGAGGGAATGATCTCGCAAGAGGAAGGACCCATCTCGGTCTTTGTCTCCGAAGAGGAGTATCTCGGAACCGTCTACAGGCCTGAGTGCGACTATGTCGATGGCCGACTGACGGATCGCAATATCGGCGAGTGGAACCATAGCAGGGTGATGACCACGGTGATGTGTTTGCTCGCCGCGTGTGAAAACGAACGGGAGTGGTATGTGCTTCCGGCTTGCCGGACAGAGGTCGCTCCCGGGCGCTACCGGTGCCCGGACGTGCAGGTTGTGTCGCGATTCCCGAAGATCGACAGGATTGTGCGTAGGCCGCCTCTGTTGGTTGTCGAGGTGATTTCGCCGCATGACACCTGGCATCGTCTGCGGACGGTCTTTAAGGATTGGCTTGCGATGGGAGTGGAACACGTCTGGGCGTTCGAGCCGGCGGTAGCGACCGCGTATCGCGTGGACTTGAATGGGATGTGGCGGGTGCGGGAACCTGAACTTTCGGTTCCGGGAACGCAGTTTCGGTTGGTTTTGTATGAGGTTTTCGCAACTGATTGA
- a CDS encoding VOC family protein has product MSEARVRKIAVAPFLSVRDGAAAIEFYKAAFGAEALFRHDAPDGSVVCELGVGGDSSLRSE; this is encoded by the coding sequence ATGAGTGAAGCTCGAGTTCGAAAGATCGCCGTTGCGCCGTTTCTCTCTGTGAGAGATGGTGCAGCGGCGATCGAGTTTTATAAGGCTGCGTTTGGGGCGGAGGCTTTGTTTCGTCATGATGCGCCGGATGGCTCGGTGGTGTGCGAGCTGGGCGTGGGCGGGGATTCTTCGCTCCGCTCAGAATGA
- a CDS encoding LolA-like protein, which produces MAWVVLLLGAAGLGSGVGSAQTNSADEIVRQVIQRDAARRQALIRYGSERTYEMDYKGPIGVRHARMQVRMDYSAPESKKFTVLSETGSTVFCHQVISRLMEGEREGALEANRLRSMLSPENDKLELLGEESYSGEKAWVLQVTPKDENRFSYKGKVWVSESDFAIMRIVGAPAKNPTWLMGSSNFDYTYSRNGEFWLPAKNHTVSHLRIGGEITLAVDYGQYEVVAAGRLSGVISAANHGASSVSNVAVSLHQ; this is translated from the coding sequence ATGGCATGGGTGGTGCTATTGCTTGGGGCTGCGGGGTTGGGTTCCGGGGTGGGGTCGGCACAGACGAACAGTGCGGATGAGATTGTTCGACAGGTCATTCAGCGCGACGCGGCGCGGCGACAGGCCCTGATCCGATACGGGTCCGAACGGACTTATGAGATGGACTACAAGGGGCCGATCGGGGTGCGCCATGCGCGAATGCAGGTGCGGATGGACTACTCGGCTCCGGAGAGCAAGAAGTTCACGGTGCTTTCGGAGACGGGATCGACGGTCTTCTGCCACCAGGTGATCTCGCGGCTGATGGAAGGCGAGCGCGAGGGAGCGCTGGAGGCGAATCGGCTGCGGTCGATGCTGTCGCCGGAGAATGACAAGCTGGAGCTATTGGGCGAGGAGAGCTACTCGGGCGAGAAGGCTTGGGTCCTACAGGTTACGCCGAAGGACGAGAACCGCTTCAGCTACAAGGGCAAGGTTTGGGTGAGTGAGTCGGACTTCGCGATCATGCGAATTGTGGGCGCGCCGGCAAAGAACCCTACTTGGCTGATGGGCAGCTCGAACTTCGACTACACGTACTCGAGGAATGGGGAGTTCTGGCTGCCGGCAAAGAATCATACGGTGAGCCATCTGCGAATCGGTGGGGAGATTACGCTGGCCGTGGACTATGGGCAGTATGAGGTGGTGGCGGCGGGACGGCTGAGCGGGGTGATCTCGGCTGCGAACCATGGCGCTAGTTCGGTAAGCAATGTTGCTGTGTCCCTTCACCAATAG
- a CDS encoding Fpg/Nei family DNA glycosylase codes for MPEGNEIHRWAERHFAAFGGKVVRADGPQGRFTDVDAIDGRKLLRVMAVGKHLGYVFGKDRILHIHLGLQGDFTEGSGPLPEVRGALRLRMWNEAAVKKPVAPGESKRHAWYADDDGSNDFDAKRVAWVELRGPMDCSVYTNAKWDKLRERLGPDPLGVDGKGGDDPAKAFAKILKSRKSIGELLMDQSVIAGIGNIYRAELLFRARLSPFLPGKDVPEKTLKAIWDEALPLMRAGMVDRRIVTTKPEDRPSSKGKKKAARPDKEEAHYVYRRNGKPCFVCGTTVLKREMAARNLFWCPTCQAEEGKKS; via the coding sequence GTGCCTGAAGGCAATGAGATCCATCGGTGGGCGGAGCGGCATTTTGCCGCGTTTGGTGGCAAGGTGGTTCGCGCGGATGGGCCGCAGGGGCGGTTTACCGATGTCGATGCGATCGATGGGCGGAAGCTGCTGCGGGTGATGGCGGTGGGCAAGCATCTGGGGTATGTGTTTGGGAAGGACCGGATTCTGCATATCCACCTGGGGCTGCAGGGCGACTTTACCGAGGGCTCGGGGCCGCTGCCGGAGGTGCGTGGGGCGCTGCGGCTGCGGATGTGGAATGAGGCGGCGGTCAAGAAGCCGGTTGCGCCGGGCGAGAGCAAGCGTCATGCGTGGTACGCCGACGATGACGGGTCGAACGACTTCGATGCGAAGCGGGTGGCTTGGGTGGAGCTGCGCGGGCCGATGGACTGCTCGGTGTACACCAATGCGAAGTGGGACAAGCTGCGGGAGCGGCTGGGGCCGGATCCGCTGGGCGTCGATGGCAAGGGCGGCGACGATCCTGCGAAGGCGTTCGCGAAAATTCTGAAGAGCCGGAAGTCGATTGGGGAGCTGTTGATGGACCAGTCGGTCATCGCGGGCATTGGGAACATCTATCGGGCGGAGCTGCTGTTTCGGGCGAGGTTGAGTCCGTTTCTGCCAGGGAAGGACGTTCCGGAGAAGACGCTTAAGGCGATCTGGGATGAGGCTCTGCCGCTGATGCGGGCGGGGATGGTGGATCGGCGCATTGTGACGACGAAGCCGGAGGATCGGCCTTCGTCGAAGGGAAAGAAGAAAGCGGCTCGACCGGATAAGGAAGAGGCGCACTACGTCTACCGGCGCAACGGAAAGCCTTGCTTTGTGTGCGGGACTACCGTGTTGAAACGGGAGATGGCGGCGCGGAATCTCTTCTGGTGTCCGACGTGCCAGGCCGAAGAAGGAAAGAAGAGTTGA
- a CDS encoding beta propeller repeat protein, with product MRYPPPMRLVTLLLLIAATTAHSKAQWEIEDSHTTASLRGIHNVGGGIAWASGTNGTVLRTTDDGKTWQTCPVPLAGTKDTAEKLDFRGIQAFDAQTAIVMSSGPGDLSRLYKTTDGCQTWKLLFTNPDKDGFFDSIQVTMNPPEWRTDGKKAYTGKVIGDPVDGKFAEFDSSDGEHWSKNSGGEAGAPTAMHGEGLFAASNSNLLLSPGGSIFVTGGTSGSRSRTLSEFVKHDPHVSWKYIGGDIPMARGESAGTFSIATSTDFNQLSEVPAEQGFTVYYFRRDAICVAVGGDYKKPDETKGTAALTLDGGQHWLPAQTPPHGYRSAVAYDPNKKTWITVGPNGTDVSTDDGRNWRALTPTSLDEKDADKNWNALSLPFVVGPKGRIGKLRPTAILPIVLPATTGSKVAKP from the coding sequence ATGCGCTATCCTCCACCCATGCGCCTCGTCACCCTTCTGCTCCTGATCGCCGCCACCACTGCCCACTCCAAGGCCCAGTGGGAGATCGAAGACTCCCACACCACCGCCAGCCTGCGCGGCATCCATAACGTCGGCGGCGGCATCGCCTGGGCTAGCGGCACGAACGGCACAGTCCTCCGCACCACGGACGACGGCAAGACATGGCAGACCTGCCCTGTCCCGCTCGCCGGAACCAAAGACACCGCCGAAAAGCTCGACTTCCGCGGTATCCAGGCTTTCGACGCCCAGACCGCCATCGTCATGTCCTCCGGCCCCGGCGACCTGTCCCGCCTCTACAAAACAACCGACGGCTGCCAGACCTGGAAGCTCCTCTTCACCAACCCGGACAAAGACGGTTTCTTCGATTCAATTCAAGTCACAATGAACCCACCAGAATGGAGAACTGACGGCAAAAAGGCGTACACCGGCAAAGTCATTGGCGACCCTGTGGATGGTAAATTCGCGGAGTTCGACTCAAGCGACGGCGAGCACTGGTCGAAAAATAGCGGCGGTGAGGCCGGGGCGCCAACGGCAATGCATGGCGAAGGCCTTTTCGCAGCAAGTAATTCCAACTTGCTCCTCTCGCCCGGGGGATCAATCTTCGTGACAGGCGGGACATCTGGAAGCAGAAGCAGGACGCTCTCTGAATTCGTCAAACACGATCCACACGTCTCTTGGAAATACATCGGAGGCGATATTCCTATGGCTCGCGGAGAATCAGCAGGGACATTCTCCATCGCAACATCTACCGATTTCAACCAACTTTCAGAGGTACCGGCAGAACAAGGTTTCACTGTTTATTACTTCCGTAGAGATGCGATCTGTGTAGCAGTCGGCGGCGACTATAAGAAGCCAGATGAAACGAAGGGAACAGCTGCCCTCACCCTAGATGGCGGCCAGCACTGGCTTCCCGCCCAAACCCCACCCCACGGCTACCGCTCCGCCGTAGCCTACGACCCCAATAAAAAAACTTGGATCACCGTAGGCCCCAACGGCACCGACGTCTCCACCGACGACGGCCGCAACTGGCGCGCGCTCACGCCCACCTCGCTCGACGAGAAAGACGCCGACAAAAACTGGAACGCCCTTTCGCTTCCCTTCGTGGTCGGCCCCAAAGGCCGCATCGGCAAACTCCGCCCCACTGCCATTCTTCCGATTGTTCTCCCAGCCACAACTGGCAGCAAAGTAGCGAAGCCTTGA
- the dnaK gene encoding molecular chaperone DnaK, with the protein MGKIIGIDLGTTNSCVAVMEGGEPKVIANEEGGRTTPSIVAFTKSGERLVGQVAKRQAITNPENTVYSIKRFMGRRLNEVGDEMKMVPYKVVAKGDNVGVLAQGKEFTAPEVSAMILQKLKKAAEDYLGQSVTEAVITVPAYFNDAQRQATKDAGKIAGLDVKRIVNEPTAAALAYGLDKKKDETIAVYDFGGGTFDISILEVGEGVIEVKSTNGDTHLGGDNLDQRIVDWLISEFKSDTGLDLHAKGNEMALQRLKDAAEKAKIELSTAQESEINLPFITADASGPKHLVRNLTRAKLESLVDDLLQRSIGPSKQAMKDAGVDASKIDEVVLVGGQTRMPKIQQLVKELFGKEPHKGVNPDEVVAIGAAVQAGVLAGEVKDLLLLDVTPLTLSIETAGGVATPMITRNTTIPTKKSETFSTFADNQTEVEVHVMQGERPLANGNRTLGKFKLSGIVPAQRGVPQIEVTFDIDANGILNVTAKDRGTGKDQKITITSSSGLSKDEVERMAKDAEAHAAEDKEKKDEIEARNQLDSLVYNIEKMLKESGDKVQASDKSEVESALAEAKEKLAGTSSASELNSVKDKLQTASHKLAEAVYKAGAASAPTDGAAAAEGTTHEEAKKDEGVIDAEYVDAEK; encoded by the coding sequence ATGGGCAAGATTATTGGTATCGATTTGGGGACGACGAACTCCTGCGTAGCCGTGATGGAAGGCGGCGAGCCGAAGGTGATCGCCAATGAAGAAGGCGGGCGTACGACCCCGTCGATCGTTGCGTTTACGAAGAGCGGAGAGCGCCTGGTGGGTCAGGTGGCGAAGCGTCAGGCGATCACGAACCCGGAGAACACGGTTTACTCGATCAAGCGGTTTATGGGCCGCCGGCTGAACGAAGTTGGCGACGAGATGAAGATGGTGCCGTACAAGGTTGTAGCCAAGGGCGACAACGTCGGCGTTCTGGCGCAGGGCAAGGAGTTTACCGCTCCTGAAGTCTCGGCGATGATCCTGCAGAAGCTGAAGAAGGCCGCCGAGGACTATCTTGGCCAGTCGGTGACGGAAGCTGTCATCACGGTTCCTGCTTACTTCAATGACGCTCAGCGTCAGGCGACCAAGGATGCCGGGAAGATTGCCGGTCTCGATGTGAAGCGCATTGTGAACGAGCCGACGGCGGCTGCGCTCGCTTATGGCCTCGACAAAAAGAAGGACGAGACGATCGCGGTCTACGACTTCGGCGGCGGTACCTTCGATATCTCGATTCTTGAGGTTGGCGAGGGCGTCATCGAAGTGAAGTCGACCAATGGTGATACCCACCTTGGCGGCGACAATCTCGACCAGCGCATTGTGGATTGGCTGATCTCGGAGTTCAAGTCCGACACCGGTCTCGACCTGCATGCGAAGGGCAACGAGATGGCGCTTCAGCGTCTGAAGGACGCGGCGGAGAAGGCGAAGATTGAGCTTTCGACGGCGCAGGAGTCGGAGATCAATCTCCCCTTTATTACGGCCGATGCGAGCGGACCGAAGCACCTGGTGCGCAACCTGACTCGTGCGAAGCTCGAGTCGCTGGTCGACGACCTGTTGCAGCGCTCGATTGGGCCTTCGAAGCAGGCGATGAAGGATGCCGGCGTCGATGCCAGCAAGATTGACGAAGTCGTTCTCGTTGGTGGCCAGACGCGTATGCCGAAGATCCAGCAGTTGGTGAAGGAGCTCTTCGGTAAGGAGCCGCATAAGGGTGTGAACCCGGATGAGGTCGTCGCGATTGGTGCAGCGGTCCAGGCTGGCGTACTTGCCGGCGAAGTGAAGGACCTGCTGCTGCTCGACGTGACTCCGCTGACGCTCTCGATTGAGACGGCTGGCGGCGTGGCGACACCGATGATCACGCGCAACACGACGATCCCGACGAAGAAGTCGGAGACGTTCTCGACCTTCGCGGATAACCAGACCGAGGTTGAAGTTCACGTGATGCAGGGCGAGCGTCCGCTGGCGAACGGTAACCGTACTCTGGGCAAGTTCAAGCTCAGCGGCATTGTTCCGGCGCAGCGCGGCGTACCGCAGATCGAGGTTACCTTCGATATCGACGCGAACGGTATTCTCAACGTAACCGCTAAAGATCGTGGAACTGGCAAGGACCAGAAGATCACCATCACGTCTTCTTCGGGTCTCAGCAAGGACGAAGTGGAGCGTATGGCGAAGGATGCCGAAGCTCACGCGGCCGAGGACAAGGAGAAGAAGGACGAGATCGAGGCACGCAATCAGCTGGATTCGCTGGTCTACAACATCGAGAAGATGTTGAAGGAGAGCGGAGACAAGGTGCAGGCGAGCGATAAGTCCGAGGTCGAGTCGGCTCTTGCCGAGGCGAAGGAGAAGCTGGCGGGCACGTCTTCCGCAAGCGAACTGAACTCCGTCAAGGACAAGCTGCAGACGGCGAGCCACAAGCTGGCTGAGGCGGTGTACAAGGCGGGCGCGGCTTCTGCTCCGACTGATGGCGCTGCGGCAGCCGAGGGCACCACGCACGAAGAGGCAAAGAAGGACGAAGGCGTAATCGACGCCGAGTACGTGGACGCTGAGAAGTAA
- a CDS encoding HigA family addiction module antitoxin translates to MAISRNPNHPGAPVHPGEMLREEFLVPLNLSANALAIALRVPSTRISEIVAERRSISADTAYRLARYFGMPAQFWMNLQSNYELAVAYKHARSVIEKEVMPREVSVA, encoded by the coding sequence ATGGCGATTTCACGTAATCCGAATCACCCGGGCGCTCCGGTTCATCCGGGCGAGATGCTGCGGGAGGAGTTTCTGGTGCCGCTGAATCTCTCGGCGAATGCGCTGGCAATAGCGCTGCGGGTTCCTTCGACACGGATTAGTGAGATTGTGGCCGAACGGCGGAGTATCAGCGCGGATACGGCTTATCGGCTGGCGAGGTACTTTGGAATGCCAGCTCAGTTTTGGATGAATCTGCAGAGCAACTATGAGTTGGCGGTGGCTTACAAGCATGCTCGGAGTGTGATTGAGAAGGAAGTGATGCCGAGGGAAGTTTCGGTGGCTTGA
- a CDS encoding type II secretion system protein encodes MPRENPAPRDARDDEQGFLLLGVIVMVALLLIFLSVAAPIVAKDLQREKELEAVHRGQQYVHAIRLFHLKTNAYPASVKQLEKTNNERYLRQHYLDPFTGKDDWRLIGVGQAKTTVKGFFGQPLAGLATTGLGSAAGLSSGVGGGATTGGTTGGSAFGPGNSAGAPGDSGTQGSSSSGSSSFGSSSFGQSGQTGSTGSTGTGSDSPLDGGSVGPFMGVGLSKDGNSIITLNEQTNYSTWEFIYDPRIEQLYAKSSLFGGGIATSSGGLGSASGLSSTTGGGIGTPTTPTSPTTPSDPNNPNNPNNPTPTPNPAPVQNPQ; translated from the coding sequence ATGCCTCGAGAGAACCCGGCTCCGCGTGACGCTCGCGACGACGAACAGGGATTTCTCCTGCTTGGCGTAATCGTGATGGTCGCGCTGTTGCTGATCTTTTTGAGCGTCGCTGCCCCGATCGTAGCCAAGGACCTTCAGCGGGAGAAAGAACTAGAGGCGGTCCACCGGGGGCAGCAATACGTCCATGCAATCCGGCTCTTCCATCTGAAGACGAATGCTTATCCAGCATCGGTGAAGCAACTTGAGAAGACCAACAACGAGCGCTACCTGCGCCAGCACTATCTCGATCCGTTTACGGGCAAGGACGACTGGCGGCTGATCGGCGTGGGGCAGGCGAAGACGACGGTAAAAGGGTTCTTCGGGCAGCCGCTGGCAGGGCTGGCGACGACCGGGCTGGGGTCGGCGGCGGGGCTGTCGAGCGGTGTTGGCGGTGGCGCGACGACAGGCGGCACAACCGGTGGAAGTGCTTTCGGGCCGGGGAATTCGGCAGGAGCGCCGGGCGATTCTGGAACTCAGGGTAGTTCGAGTTCCGGCAGCAGCAGCTTTGGGTCGAGCAGCTTTGGACAGAGTGGACAGACTGGCTCGACCGGATCGACAGGGACAGGATCGGACTCGCCGCTCGATGGCGGCTCGGTGGGGCCGTTTATGGGCGTAGGGCTGTCGAAGGACGGCAACTCCATCATTACGTTGAACGAGCAGACGAACTACTCGACGTGGGAGTTTATCTACGACCCACGGATTGAGCAGCTTTATGCGAAGTCGAGCCTCTTCGGGGGCGGGATCGCTACGTCGAGCGGAGGGTTGGGATCGGCGAGCGGGCTGAGCAGCACGACGGGTGGTGGAATCGGAACTCCGACGACGCCGACGAGTCCAACTACGCCGAGCGATCCGAATAACCCGAATAACCCGAATAACCCGACGCCCACGCCGAATCCGGCTCCTGTGCAGAATCCGCAGTAG
- a CDS encoding acyltransferase family protein → MDTEVLELTAVLPQPRTALVAPHETVLASDLLSAHMDGIDVLRGAAVLAVVVFHGMAYKAPVVEWGGALPNFLYGLTAWGWLGVNLFFVISGFLITGILDDTLRRQNFYERFYLRRALRILPAYVAVLLLAWATGFVTPNYMVVCMLFLANMPGLFLRHGYLFYGPFWSLAVEEQFYLLWPMMYRKLRRRGMLAASLAQLVICPVLRALSFGHLLHTGDALSKTWMIGDNLAIGAFLAIFLRWPGITVAKVAALGWTQLAVGVVGLVCLFGAGRMGAEDVLRNSVGLSCFLLICSSAVVGMLCLFRKRAVPGWLRGMVFLGKISYGLYLIHLLLLQIYDRNFGKGFEHDRGLLIVRFLVANGVAVVAAMASRRWFEDPILRLKGRIAAAG, encoded by the coding sequence GTGGACACTGAAGTTCTTGAGCTGACTGCGGTCCTTCCGCAGCCGCGAACTGCTTTGGTTGCGCCGCACGAGACGGTACTGGCGTCGGATTTGCTTTCGGCGCATATGGACGGGATCGACGTGCTGCGGGGTGCCGCTGTGCTGGCGGTGGTGGTATTTCACGGCATGGCGTACAAGGCTCCAGTTGTGGAGTGGGGTGGTGCGCTACCGAACTTTCTGTATGGCCTGACGGCATGGGGATGGTTAGGGGTCAACCTCTTCTTTGTGATCTCGGGTTTTCTGATTACCGGGATTCTGGACGACACCCTGCGAAGACAAAACTTCTATGAGCGGTTCTATCTGCGGCGGGCCCTCAGGATTCTTCCCGCATATGTCGCGGTGCTGCTGCTGGCGTGGGCGACGGGGTTCGTGACGCCGAATTACATGGTGGTCTGCATGCTCTTCCTGGCGAATATGCCAGGGCTTTTTCTGCGCCACGGGTACCTGTTCTATGGCCCGTTCTGGTCGCTGGCGGTGGAGGAGCAGTTCTATCTGCTGTGGCCCATGATGTACCGCAAGCTGCGGCGGCGAGGGATGCTGGCGGCAAGCCTGGCGCAGTTGGTGATCTGCCCGGTGCTGCGTGCGCTGTCGTTTGGGCATTTGCTGCACACCGGGGATGCGCTGAGCAAGACCTGGATGATTGGGGACAATCTAGCGATCGGGGCCTTCCTGGCCATTTTTCTACGGTGGCCGGGGATCACAGTGGCGAAGGTGGCCGCCCTGGGTTGGACGCAGCTTGCGGTGGGCGTTGTGGGTCTCGTCTGTTTGTTTGGCGCGGGCAGGATGGGAGCTGAGGACGTGCTGCGAAACAGCGTGGGCCTGAGCTGTTTTCTGCTGATCTGCAGTAGCGCGGTCGTAGGGATGCTGTGCCTGTTTCGCAAGCGGGCAGTGCCCGGATGGCTGCGGGGAATGGTCTTCCTGGGGAAGATCAGCTATGGGCTGTACCTGATTCATCTGCTGTTGCTGCAGATCTATGACCGGAATTTCGGCAAGGGGTTTGAGCACGACCGGGGACTGTTGATCGTGCGGTTTTTGGTGGCGAATGGAGTCGCGGTGGTAGCAGCGATGGCGTCGCGGAGATGGTTTGAAGACCCGATACTGCGGCTTAAGGGGAGGATCGCGGCGGCGGGGTAA